Proteins co-encoded in one Brassica oleracea var. oleracea cultivar TO1000 chromosome C4, BOL, whole genome shotgun sequence genomic window:
- the LOC106340259 gene encoding protein LITTLE ZIPPER 2 — protein MCLRSSESFPGTRTPTMTSASRHNKRKPKTQIHLRVLSLTRRRRMLRAEKEMEMRNMKLFLENQSIIRENEALKKKALLLHQENNALFSLLHP, from the exons ATGTGTCTGAGATCTTCAGAATCATTCCCAGGCACACGCACACCCACGATGACATCAGCTTCGCGCCACAACAAACGTAAACCTAAGACACAAATCCATCTCCGTGTCCTTAGTCTCACCAG GAGGAGAAGAATGCTGAGGGCAGAGAAGGAGATGGAGATGAGAAACATGAAGCTTTTTCTAGAGAATCAAAGCATCATACGAGAGAATGAGGCTCTAAAGAAGAAAGCTCTTCTTCTCCACCAAGAAAACAATGCTCTCTTCTCTCTGCTTCATCCATAA
- the LOC106341384 gene encoding 4-hydroxy-tetrahydrodipicolinate synthase 1, chloroplastic — MAALKGYGLISIDSALHFPRPHQFEGYKRRNLKWVSPKAAVVPNFHLPMRSLEDKNRTNTEDIRSLKVITAIKTPYLPDGRFDLEAYDELVNTQIIKGAEGVIVGGTTGEGQLMSWDEHIMLIGHTVNCFGARIKVIGNTGSNSTREAIHATEQGFAVGMHAALHINPYYGKTSIEGMTAHFQTVLHMGPTIIYNVPGRTNQDIPPQVIFKLSGNVNLAGVKECVGNDRVEEYTEKGIVVWSGNDDQCHDSRWDHGATGVISVVSNLVPGLVRKLMFEGRDSALNAKLLPLVDWVFQEPNPIGVNTALAQLGVARPVFRLPYVPLPVSKRVEFVKLVEEIGREHFVGERDVQVLDDDDFILIGRY; from the exons ATGGCAGCTTTGAAAGGTTATGGCTTGATCTCCATCGACTCTGCCCTCCATTTCCCTCGCCCACATCAATTCGAGGGCTACAAGAG AAGGAATCTTAAATGGGTCTCTCCAAAAGCAGCTGTAGTACCTAACTTCCATCTCCCAATGCGCAGTCTCGAAGACAAAAACAG GACGAACACAGAAGACATAAGGTCCCTCAAAGTGATCACAGCCATCAAAACCCCATATCTCCCCGACGGAAGATTCGACCTCGAAGCATACGACGAGCTAGTCAACACCCAAATAATCAAAGGCGCAGAAGGCGTGATCGTCGGCGGAACAACCGGCGAAGGCCAGCTGATGAGCTGGGACGAACACATAATGCTCATAGGCCACACCGTGAACTGCTTCGGCGCGAGAATCAAAGTCATTGGGAACACCGGAAGCAACTCAACAAGAGAAGCCATCCACGCCACCGAGCAAGGGTTCGCCGTGGGGATGCACGCTGCTCTCCACATCAACCCTTACTACGGCAAAACATCTATAGAAGGCATGACTGCTCACTTTCAAACCGTTCTTCACATGGGACCGACGATTATATACAATGTACCTGGTCGAACGAATCAAGACATACCTCCACAGGTTATCTTTAAGCTCTCTGGGAATGTTAACTTGGCTGGTGTTAAGGAGTGTGTGGGTAATGATAGAGTTGAGGAGTATACTGAGAAGGGTATTGTTGTGTGGAGTGGGAATGATGATCAGTGCCATGACTCTAGGTGGGATCATGGAGCTACTGGTGTTATATCGGTTGTTAGCAACTTGGTTCCGGGGTTGGTGAGGAAGTTAATGTTTGAAGGGAGAGACTCTGCGTTGAACGCGAAGCTTCTGCCTTTAGTGGATTGGGTGTTCCAAGAACCGAATCCTATTGGGGTGAACACAGCTTTGGCGCAGCTAGGAGTTGCTAGACCGGTGTTTAGGCTGCCTTATGTGCCGTTGCCTGTGTCCAAAAGGGTTGAGTTTGTTAAGCTGGTGGAGGAGATTGGGAGGGAGCATTTTGTGGGGGAGAGAGATGTTCAGGTGCTTGATGATGATGACTTCATTTTAATCGGCAGGTATTAG
- the LOC106341383 gene encoding brefeldin A-inhibited guanine nucleotide-exchange protein 2, with the protein MASSEVDSRLSRVVTPALEKIVKNASWRKHSKLATECKSVIERLNSPQKSDPDSSSVPGPLNDGGSVEYSLADSEHIFSPLINACGTGLVKIVEPAIDCIQTLIAHGYIRGESDPSGGAESILLFKLIESVCKCHDLGDEAIELPVLKTLLSAINSISLRIHGDCLLLIVRTCYDVYLGSKNVVNQTTAKASLIQILVIVFRRMEADSSTAPIQPIVVAELMQPVEKSDADRTMTQFVQGFITKIMQDIDGVLNPTMVGSVGQDAALGSSTTVETTNPTDLLDSTDKDMLDAKYWEISMYKSALEGRKGELADVEAEKDDDLEVQIENKLRRDAFLVFRALCKLSMKTAPKESSTDPQSMRGKILALELLKILLENAGEIFRTSERFLGAIKQYLCLSLLKNSASTLMIIFQLSCSIFISLVARFRAGLKAEIGVFFPMIVLRVVENVALPNFQQKMIVLRFLDKLCLDSQILVDIFLNYDCDVSSSNIFERMVNGLLKTAQGAPTATSSTLLPPQEAAMKLEAMKCLVAVLKSMGEWLNKQLRLPVSNSLNKSEALEIELGPGSPQLANGNADESAEGSDTYSESPGGTSDALAIEQRRAYKLELQEGISLFNRKPTKGIEFLINAGKVGESPEEIAAFLKNASGLNKSLIGDYLGEREELHLKVMHAYVDSFDFQDMEFDEAIRTFLEGFRLPGEAQKIDRIMEKFAERYCKCNPKVFTSADTAYVLAYSVIMLNTDAHNPMVKNKMSADDFIRNNRGIDDGKDLPADYMRSLYERITKKEIKMKEDDLNLQQKQSTSTNRMLGLDGILNIVIRKQGGDSYVETSDDLMKHMQEQFKEKARKSESTYYAATDVVILRFMIEACWAPMLAAFSVPLDQSDDLEVIHLCLGGFHHAIHATSLMSMKTHRDAFVTSLAKFTSLHSPADIKQKNIEAIKAILKLADEEGNYLQDAWEHILTCVSRFEQLHLLGEGAPPDAAFFASKQNESEKSKQPKLNVLPVLKKKGPGKSQYAATGVLRGSYDSMSFGGKGSRNVRQDQMSSIVSNLNLLEQVGEMNLIFAQSQNLNSEAIIDFVKALCKVSIDELRSPSNPRVFSLTKIVEIAHYNMNRIRLVWSSIWQVLSGFFVTIGCSENLSIAIFAMDSLRQLSMKFLEREELANYNFQNEFMTPFVIVMRRSNDVEIRELIIRCVSQMVLSRVNNVKSGWKSMFMVFTTAAYDDHKNIVFLSFEIIEKIIREYFPYITETETTTFTDCVNCLVAFTNNRFSKDISLRSIAFLRYCATKLAEGDLKSPSTNKDKETSGKTPQSSLHTGKSGKLENGEIGNSNNQLYFWFPLLAGLSELSFDPRPEIRKSALQILFDTLRNHGHLFSLPLWEKVFESVLFPIFDYVRHGIDPTGGDESPDQGNYGEVDELDHDAWLYETCTLALQLVVDLFVKFYTTVNPLLKKVLMLLVSFIKRPHQSLAGIGIAAFVRLMSDAGVLFSEEKWLEVVSSLKESAKTTCPDFSYFVSEEYVERSQRNAESVAPIGSDGNEESQTTAIRLYAAISDAKCRAAVQLLLIQAVMEIYNMYRPQLSAKNTLVLFDALHGVALHAHSVNSNSILRSRLQELGPMTQMQDPPLLRLENESYQICLTFLQNLVTDENKETGEEAEEIESLLVKTCQEVLNFYIETSSSAKKQPSESSRGSEYRWRIPLGSGKRRELAARAPLIVATLQAMCTLEEVSFEKNMKSLFPLLASLISCEHGSSEVQVALADMLGLSVGPVLLQWC; encoded by the exons ATGGCTTCCTCGGAAGTCGATTCCCGATTGAGTCGAGTCGTGACGCCAGCTCTAGAGAAGATCGTCAAGAACGCGTCGTGGCGGAAACACTCGAAGCTGGCCACCGAGTGCAAATCCGTCATCGAGCGCCTAAATTCGCCGCAGAAATCCGATCCCGATTCCTCCTCCGTTCCAGGTCCGCTTAACGACGGCGGCTCCGTCGAGTACTCGCTCGCCGACTCCGAACACATCTTCAGCCCTCTGATCAACGCCTGCGGCACTGGCCTGGTGAAGATCGTCGAGCCTGCTATCGACTGCATTCAGACACTCATCGCGCATGGCTACATTCGCGGCGAATCGGATCCATCGGGTGGAGCTGAGTCCATCCTCTTGTTTAAATTGATCGAGTCTGTTTGTAAGTGCCATGATCTGGGAGACGAAGCGATTGAATTGCCTGTGCTTAAGACTCTGTTATCAGCGATCAACTCCATATCGCTGAGGATCCACGGGGACTGTTTGCTTCTGATCGTGCGCACGTGCTACGACGTTTACTTGGGAAGCAAAAACGTGGTCAATCAGACGACGGCGAAGGCTTCCCTGATCCAGATACTGGTGATTGTGTTCCGGAGAATGGAGGCGGATTCTTCAACCGCCCCGATTCAGCCGATTGTGGTGGCTGAGCTTATGCAGCCTGTTGAGAAATCAGATGCGGATAGGACAATGACTCAGTTTGTTCAGGGCTTCATCACCAAGATTATGCAGGATATCGACGGCGTGTTGAACCCGACGATGGTGGGATCAGTAGGGCAAGATGCGGCACTGGGGAGTAGTACCACGGTGGAGACTACGAATCCTACGGATTTGTTGGACTCTACTGATAAGGATATGTTGGACGCTAAGTATTGGGAGATTAGTATGTACAAGTCCGCTCTAGAGGGAAGGAAGGGGGAGCTAGCAGACGTCGAAGCTGAGAAGGATGATGATTTAGAGGTTCAGATAGAGAATAAGCTGCGGAGAGATGCATTCTTGGTGTTTAGAGCTTTGTGTAAGCTCTCCATGAAGACGGCTCCTAAGGAGTCTTCGACTGATCCGCAGTCGATGAGAGGGAAGATTCTGGCTCTTGAGCTATTGAAGATCTTGTTGGAAAATGCTGGAGAGATCTTTAGGACGAGCGAAAG GTTCTTAGGTGCTATCAAACAGTACTTGTGTTTGTCGTTGTTGAAGAACAGCGCTTCCACTCTTATGATTATCTTCCAGCTTTCTTGCTCTATTTTTATCAGTCTTGTTGCAAGATTTCGGGCTGGACTAAAAGCGGAAATCGGAGTTTTCTTCCCAATGATTGTTCTCAGAGTCGTGGAGAATGTTGCTCTACCTAATTTTCAACAGAAGATGATTGTTCTTCGGTTTCTCGACAAGCTTTGTTTGGATTCACAAATCCTGGTTGATATATTCTTGAACTACGACTGTGATGTCAGTTCATCAAATATTTTTGAGAG GATGGTCAATGGTCTCCTTAAAACGGCTCAAGGGGCTCCTACTGCTACATCTTCAACGCTGTTGCCACCTCAGGAGGCAGCTATGAAACTTGAAGCCATGAAATGCTTAGTAGCCGTATTGAAATCAATGGGAGAATGGTTGAACAAGCAGTTGCGCCTGCCAGTTTCTAATTCGCTGAATAAATCTGAAGCACTTGAGATCGAACTGGGACCCGGAAGTCCCCAGTTGGCAAATGGAAATGCTGATGAGTCTGCTGAAGGATCAGATACCTATTCTGAATCTCCAGGAGGTACATCTGATGCTCTGGCCATCGAGCAGCGCCGGGCTTACAAGCTCGAACTTCAG GAAGGTATTTCTCTTTTTAATCGGAAGCCAACAAAAGGCATTGAGTTTCTCATCAATGCGGGTAAGGTGGGTGAGTCTCCTGAAGAAATAGCAGCTTTTCTCAAAAATGCGTCAGGGTTAAACAAATCTTTGATAGGCGATTATCTCGGGGAAAGAGAAGAGTTACATCTCAAGGTGATGCATGCGTATGTGGATTCTTTTGATTTCCAAGACATGGAATTTGATGAGGCAATAAGAACCTTTCTGGAAGGTTTTAGGCTGCCAGGAGAAGCACAAAAGATTGACCGAATCATGGAAAAGTTTGCTGAACGTTACTGCAAGTGTAATCCTAAGGTGTTTACTAGCGCAGACACAGCTTATGTTCTTGCATATTCTGTGATCATGCTTAATACTGATGCCCACAATCCCATGGTGAAGAACAAG ATGTCTGCCGATGACTTTATTAGAAACAATCGGGGAATAGACGACGGAAAAGATTTACCTGCGGACTACATGAGATCGCTGTATGAACGGATAACAAAGAAAGAGATAAAGATGAAAGAAGATGATTTAAATTTGCAACAGAAACAATCCACAAGCACAAATAGAATGCTTGGTTTGGATGGTATATTAAACATAGTGATCCGTAAGCAGGGGGGAGATTCATATGTGGAAACAAGTGATGATCTGATGAAGCATATGCAAGAGCAGTTTAAGGAAAAAGCTCGAAAATCAGA GTCAACCTACTATGCTGCGACAGATGTGGTTATTCTCAGATTCATGATTGAGGCTTGTTGGGCTCCTATGCTTGCTGCATTCAGTGTGCCGCTAGACCAGAGCGATGATTTGGAAGTTATCCACTTATGTCTGGGAGGCTTCCATCATGCAATCCATGCTACTTCGTTGATGTCAATGAAGACGCATAGAGATGCTTTTGTGACTTCACTAGCGAAGTTCACTTCACTTCACTCCCCAGCGGATATCAAGCAAAAGAATATCGAGGCCATTAAG GCGATTCTCAAACTTGCTGATGAAGAGGGAAACTATTTGCAAGATGCCTGGGAGCATATACTAACTTGTGTTTCCCGTTTTGAGCAACTACATCTCTTGGGAGAAGGTGCTCCTCCAGATGCCGCTTTTTTTGCTTCCAAGCAAAATGAGTCAGAGAAATCAAAGCAACCCAAGCTAAATGTGCTTCCTGTTCTGAAAAAGAAAGGTCCCGGAAAAAGTCAATATGCAGCTACAGGTGTCTTGAGGGGTTCATACGACAGCATGAGTTTTGGTGGAAAAGGTTCTAGGAACGTGAGACAAGACCAGATGAGCAGTATAGTCTCTAATTTAAACTTGTTGGAGCAGGTTGGTGAAATGAATCTAATATTCGCACAGAGTCAGAATCTGAACAGTGAAGCTATAATAGACTTTGTTAAAGCTCTCTGCAAAGTTTCTATCGACGAGTTGCGATCTCCTTCTAATCCACGCGTTTTTAGCCTCACAAAGATTGTTGAGATAGC TCATTATAACATGAACCGCATAAGGCTTGTTTGGTCAAGCATCTGGCAAGTGTTATCCGGTTTTTTTGTGACCATTGGATGCTCAGAGAATCTTTCTATTGCAATTTTTGCGATGGATTCATTGCGCCAGTTGTCAATGAAATTCCTGGAACGGGAGGAGTTGGCTAATTACAACTTCCAGAACGAGTTTATGACACCTTTTGTCATTGTTATGCGTAGAAGTAATGATGTTGAGATCAGAGAACTTATCATCCGATGTGTTTCTCAGATGGTACTGTCGCGTGTGAATAATGTTAAGTCGGGATGGAAAAGCATGTTCATG GTCTTTACCACAGCAGCTTATGACGATCACAAGAATATTGTTTTTCTATCTTTTGAGATTATCGAGAAGATAATTCGAGAATACTTCCCGTACATAACTGAGACAGAAACCACCACGTTTACAGATTGTGTGAATTGCCTTGTTGCATTCACCAACAACAGATTTAGCAAGGATATCAGTCTCAGGTCCATAGCTTTCCTCAGGTATTGTGCAACAAAGCTTGCAGAAGGAGATCTTAAATCACCATCAACGAACAAAGACAAGGAAACTTCTGGAAAGACTCCTCAGTCATCTCTCCACACCGGAAAAAGCGGGAAGCTAGAGAACGGAGAGATTGGAAACAGCAATAATCAGCTATACTTTTGGTTTCCCTTACTAGCAG GCTTGTCAGAGCTTAGTTTTGATCCAAGACCAGAAATCAGGAAAAGTGCTTTACAGATTCTGTTCGATACCTTACGCAACCACGGTCACTTGTTTTCTCTGCCACTATGGGAAAAAGTATTCGAATCGGTGTTGTTTCCTATATTTGACTACGTACGGCATGGTATTGATCCAACTGGCGGAGACGAGTCTCCAGATCAAGGAAACTATGGTGAAGTGGACGAGCTAGACCATGATGCTTGGCTATACGAGACCTGCACATTAGCACTACAGCTCGTAGTGGATCTCTTTGTCAAATTCTACACTACAGTCAATCCACTACTAAAGAAAGTACTAATGCTTCTTGTGAGCTTCATAAAGAGACCTCACCAGAGCCTTGCAGGGATTGGTATCGCTGCCTTTGTTCGTCTTATGAGCGACGCTGGTGTCTTGTTTTCTGAAGAGAAATGGTTAGAAGTAGTGTCGTCTTTAAAGGAATCGGCGAAGACGACTTGCCCAGATTTTTCTTATTTCGTCAGCGAAGAGTATGTGGAGAGGAGCCAAAGAAATGCTGAGTCTGTGGCTCCAATTGGCTCGGATGGTAATGAAGAGAGTCAGACAACAGCAATCCGTCTTTACGCCGCTATCTCTGATGCTAAGTGCCGTGCCGCTGTACAGCTTTTGTTGATTCAG GCTGTGATGGAGATTTACAACATGTACAGACCTCAGCTCTCAGCGAAAAACACATTAGTTCTCTTCGACGCATTACACGGTGTAGCGTTACACGCTCACAGCGTAAACAGCAACTCGATACTGCGTTCAAGACTACAAGAGCTAGGACCCATGACACAAATGCAAGATCCTCCACTACTTCGTCTGGAAAACGAGTCTTACCAAATCTGCCTCACTTTCTTACAGAATCTCGTCACAGACGAAAACAAAGAAACAGGAGAAGAAGCAGAGGAAATAGAGTCACTCCTAGTCAAAACCTGTCAAGAAGTTCTCAACTTCTACATCGAGACTTCCTCCTCTGCTAAAAAACAACCATCAGAGTCATCACGAGGCAGCGAGTACCGATGGAGAATACCTCTGGGATCAGGAAAACGAAGGGAGTTAGCAGCAAGAGCTCCTCTTATAGTTGCAACACTTCAAGCAATGTGTACACTGGAAGAGGTGTCATTTGAGAAGAACATGAAGTCTCTGTTTCCACTTCTGGCTAGCTTGATTAGCTGCGAACACGGCTCTAGTGAGGTTCAGGTTGCTCTTGCCGACATGCTCGGGTTATCGGTTGGTCCAGTTCTACTCCAATGGTGCTGA
- the LOC106336551 gene encoding 65-kDa microtubule-associated protein 4, whose translation MIRNSTEQFSRIETTCGLLLRQLQEIWSEMGENEDEKDAALADIEKECLLVYKRKVEEASRCKANLLKEIALGRAEIAAIGSSMGGQEIHCNGRVGENLKEELENVTVQLEELRRKKAERMNRFKEVIDQLLSLSFQLGDSTDYLKKLGAEEADLSLHKLEDLRRQLAELQNEKSKRLEEVERLLETLKLLCSVLGEDLKDLTRGIHPSLVDSNTRDVSRSTLDKLDFMIGNLRGVKLQRMHKIQDLAVSLLELWNLLDTPAEEQKTFHNVTCSIALSESEITEANILSVASIKNVEDEVIRLSKLKITKIKEVILRQKLELEEISRKVHMAPQVLKSENFSIEAIESGVKDPEQLLEQIDSEIAKVREESSSRKEILEKVEKWMTACEEESWLEEYNRDDNRYNAGRGAHLTLKRAEKARILVNKLPGMVETLTAKVNAWEDERGHAFLYDGVRVLSMLEQYKTLWEEKEFEKQRQRDLKKLHGQHITEQEALYGSKPSPGKSGKKPLRTALPSSAMNRKLSLGGAILQSSKPEKATLNSKKTTYYDQNAPSRRESTIPNPSGRRNSELPGRLRAKNVPGAGKAVMNKGRSPMLRKPLSPVTSNILNSPEDHKDAYPTKSSPKTNEENRGAAVPISEPTTPAASVAMSEATTPFTPASKAVKKRLDNAEGVEYSFEEVRAGFC comes from the exons ATGATTCGAAACTCAACGGAGCAGTTTTCGCGAATCGAGACTACATGTGGATTGTTGCTTCGCCAATTACAG GAGATATGGAGTGAAATGGGAGAGAACGAGGATGAAAAGGACGCTGCTTTGGCTGATATTGAGAAAGAGTGCCTCTTGGTTTACAAGCGTAAAGTTGAGGAGGCTAGCAGGTGCAAAGCGAACTTGCTTAAAGAGATCGCTTTGGGGAGAGCGGAGATTGCAGCCATTGGATCTTCTATGGGTGGACAGGAGATTCAT TGTAACGGTAGGGTGGGTGAGAACTTGAAGGAGGAGCTTGAGAACGTTACTGTGCAGTTAGAGGAGCTGCGAAGAAAGAAAGCTGAGAGAATGAATCGGTTTAAGGAGGTTATTGATCAGTTGCTGAGCTTGTCTTTTCAACTTGGAGATTCTACTGATTATCTGAAGAAGCTTGGTGCAGAAGAGGCTGATCTTTCGCTTCATAAGTTGGAAGACTTGCGTAGGCAGTTGGCTGAACTCCAGAATGAAAAG AGTAAAAGATTGGAAGAGGTAGAGCGTTTGCTGGAAACGCTGAAGTTGTTGTGCTCGGTGCTTGGTGAAGACTTGAAGGACTTGACAAGAGGAATTCATCCATCTCTGGTTGATTCCAACACGAGAGATGTGAGCAGAAGTACACTTGATAAGTTGGATTTCATGATTGGGAATTTACGGGGGGTCAAGTTACAGCGAATGCACAAG ATTCAAGATCTTGCAGTTTCCCTGTTGGAGCTCTGGAATCTCCTGGACACACCTGCGGAAGAGCAAAAGACATTTCACAATGTCACCTGCAGCATTGCTTTGTCTGAGTCTGAAATTACGGAGGCCAACATACTCTCTGTTGCTTCCATAAAAAAC GTTGAGGATGAAGTCATTAGGCTTAGCAAGCTCAAGATAACTAAGATCAAAGAGGTGATTCTTAGACAGAAGCTGGAGCTTGAGGAAATATCAAGGAAAGTGCACATGGCACCCCAAGTTCTTAAGTCAGAGAACTTTTCAATTGAAGCTATAGAATCTG GTGTCAAGGATCCTGAACAGTTGTTAGAGCAAATTGACTCCGAGATTGCAAAGGTCAGAGAGGAATCTTCAAGCAGGAAAGAGATTCTAGAAAAGGTGGAGAAATGGATGACAGCATGTGAAGAAGAGTCATGGCTCGAAGAATACAATAGA GATGATAATAGGTACAATGCGGGAAGAGGAGCTCATCTTACATTAAAGCGTGCAGAAAAAGCTCGTATACTTGTCAATAAACTTCCTG GGATGGTGGAGACTTTGACAGCAAAAGTCAACGCTTGGGAAGATGAAAGAGGACATGCATTCTTATACGATGGT GTCCGAGTTTTATCCATGCTTGAGCAGTACAAGACTCTATGGGAAGAGAAAGAGTTTGAAAAACAGAGACAAAGA GATCTGAAGAAACTCCATGGACAGCACATCACAGAGCAAGAGGCACTTTACGGGTCAAAACCAAGCCCAGGTAAAAGTGGAAAGAAACCACTGAGAACTGCCTTACCTTCTTCTGCCATGAACCGAAAACTCTCCCTTGGTGGTGCCATTCTTCAAAGTTCCAAGCCTGAGAAGGCAACACTCAATAGCAAAAAGACTACTTACTATGACCAGAACGCTCCTAGTAGAAGAGAGTCTACTATCCCAAATCCTTCAG GGAGGAGAAACTCAGAGCTTCCTGGTCGTCTCAGAGCAAAGAACGTTCCGGGTGCAGGAAAAGCTGTGATGAACAAAGGGAGATCTCCAATGCTTAGGAAACCTCTTTCACCTGTTACTTCCAATATATTGAACTCCCCTGAAGATCACAAGGATGCTTACCCTACAAAGTCATCTCCTAAAACCAACGAAGAGAACAGAGGAGCGGCTGTTCCAATCTCTGAACCTACAACTCCAGCAGCTTCAGTTGCTATGTCGGAGGCAACAACGCCGTTTACTCCTGCGTCCAAGGCTGTGAAGAAGAGGCTGGACAATGCAGAAGGTGTTGAGTACTCGTTTGAAGAGGTTAGAGCCGGTTTTTGCTAA
- the LOC106336552 gene encoding actin-related protein 7-like → MEALVVDAGSKLLKAGAAIPDQSPAMIIPSQMKRMVDNGDVSSSAVTVLEDVTLDPIERGFIRDWDAMEDLLRYVVYTGLGWGEGNEGNILFTDPLYTPKAIREQLVQLMFETFNVSGFYASEQAVLSLYGAGRISGCTVDIGHGKIDIAPVLEGAVQHIASKRFELGGTDLTKLFAQELGKSNPLVNLSMSDVETLKEQYASCAEDEIAYEKTQNCEIELHTLPDGQVISIGRERFSVGEALFQPSILGLEEHGIVEQLVRIISTVSSENHTQLLENTVLCGGTTSMTGFEGRFQKEANLCSSAIRPMLVKPPEYMPESLGLYSAWVGGAILAKVVFPQNQHVTKADYDETGPSVVHRKCF, encoded by the exons ATGGAAGCACTTGTAGTTGATGCTGGCTCCAAGCTCCTCAAAGCGGGAGCAGCGATTCCTGATCAGTCTCCTGCAATGATAATTCCATCTCAGATGAAACGAATGGTTGATAATGGTGATGTGTCTTCTTCAGCTGTCACTGTTCTTGAAGATGTCACTCTTGACCCTATTGAAAGAGGGTTCATTAGAGACTGGGATGCTATGGAGGATCTGTTGCGTTACGTTGTGTACACTGGGCTTGGATGGGGGGAGGGTAACGAAGGCAACATACTCTTCACTGATCCTCTCTACACTCCTAAG GCTATTAGGGAGCAGTTGGTGCAGTTGATGTTTGAAACGTTCAATGTTTCTGGATTCTATGCATCAGAGCAAGCAGTATTGTCTCTTTATGGTGCTGGGAGGATCTCCGGTTGCACTGTTGATATTGGTCATGGGAAGATAG ATATTGCCCCAGTTCTTGAAGGTGCTGTGCAGCACATTGCCTCGAAACGCTTTGAGCTCGGTGGAACCGATCTTACCAAACTATTTGCGCAAGAGCTTGGAAAGTCCAACCCTTTGGTGAATCTAAGCATGTCTGATGTTGAAACACTAAAAGAACAGTATGCAAGCTGTGCCGAGGACGAGATTGCTTACGAGAAAACCCAAAACTGTGAGATCGAGCTGCATACGCTTCCTGATGGACAG GTGATAAGCATTGGGAGAGAGAGATTCTCTGTTGGTGAAGCTCTGTTTCAGCCATCAATATTGGGACTTGAAGAGCATGGAATAGTTGAGCAGCTTGTCCGGATTATATCCACAGTATCATCTGAGAACCATACGCAACTCTTGGAGAACACTGTGCTTTGTGGTGGCACAACCTCCATGACAG GATTCGAAGGCAGGTTTCAGAAAGAGGCAAACTTGTGCTCATCAGCCATTAGGCCAATGCTGGTGAAACCGCCAGAGTATATGCCTGAGAGTTTGGGATTGTACTCAGCTTGGGTGGGAGGAGCAATACTAGCCAAGGTGGTGTTTCCACAGAATCAGCATGTTACTAAAGCTGACTACGACGAGACTGGACCATCCGTGGTTCACCGGAAATGTTTCTGA